CGCCTGCTGCGCGAGCCGGTCCGCGGTCACGTGCGCACCATCTACGCGCTCGTGCGAGTGGCCGACGAGATCGTCGACGCCCCCGACCTCGGGCTCACGGTCGAGGAGCGCGCCGCCTACCTCGACGCGCTCGAGGAGCAGACGCTCGGCGCGCTGCGCACCGGGTTCGCGACGGACCTCGTCGTGCACGCGTTCGCCCGGACGGCACGCGAGCACGGCATCGGCCCCGAGCTCGTGCGCCCGTTCTTCGCGTCCATGCGCACCGACCTGCACGCCACGCACCACGACGCGCGCTCGTACGCGACGTACGTGCACGGGTCGGCCGAGGTCGTCGGGCTCATGTGCCTGCGGGTGTTCGTCGCCGCGCCCGACGCGGACGACGAGCTGCGCGCCCACGGGTACGAGCGCCTGGCCCCCGCCGCGAGCCGCCTGGGCGCCGCGTTCCAGAAGGTCAACTTCCTGCGCGACCTGGCCGCCGACCGCGACCAGCTCGGACGCGCGTACGTCCCCGGGCTCGACCCGCACGCACTGACGGACGCGCAGCGCGACGCGCTGCTCGACGACGTGGACGCCGACCTCGCGGCCGCGGCCGCCGGTGTCGCGGCGCTGCCGCGGTCCAGCCGCCGGGGCGTGCGCGCCGCGCACGACCTGTTCTGCGCGCTCTCGGCGCGCCTGCGCGCGACACCCGCGGAGCGCATCGCGACCGAGCGCGTCCGCGTGCCCGCGCCGACCAAGGCGCTCGTCGTCGCCCGCACGCTGCTGCCCGCGGGGTGGCGGTGACCGCCCCGCGGCCGCGCGCGGTCGTGATCGGCGCGGGCGTCGCCGGGCTCGCGACGTCCGCGCTGCTGGCGCGTGAGGGCTACGACGTCGAGGTGGTCGAGCAGCAGCACCACGTGGGCGGCCGCGCGGCGACCTGGCGGCGCGACGGGTTCACGTTCGACCTCGGCCCGTCCTGGTACCTCATGCCCGAGGTGTTCGACCACTTCTTCCGGCTGTGCGGCACCAGCGCGGACGACGAGCTCGACCTGGTCCGCCTGGACCCCGCGTACCGCGTGCTGTTCGAGCCGCGCGACGACGAGGACCGCGCACCGGCCGTCGACGTGCGCACCGGTGCGGCGCACGAGGCGTTCGAGACGCTCGAGCCCGGCTCCGGCGCGCGGCTGGAGGCGTACCTCGACTCGTCGCGCGAGACGTACGACCTCGCGCTGCGGCACTTCCTCTACACGACGTTCGCGAGCCCCCGCGGGCTGCTCGGCCGCGACGTCGCGCGCCGCGCGCCGCGCCTGGCCCGGCTGCTCGGCACGTCGCTCGAGCGGTTCGTCGCGTCGCGGTTCGCCGACGAGCGCGCGCGCCAGGTGCTCGGCTACCCCGCGGTGTTCCTCGGTACCTCGCCCGACCGGGCGCCCGCGCTGTACCACCTCATGAGCCACGCCGACCTCGAGGCCGGTGTGCTGTACCCGCGCGGCGGGTTCGGCGCGGTCGTGGACGCGCTGCTGCGCGTCGCGACGCGTGCCGGCGTGAAGGTCCGCACCGGCACGCGGGTCACGGCCGTCGCCACGGTCCCCGAGCGCGGCCGCGGCGGCGTGCGAGCGCGCGTCGTCGGGGTGGACCTCGCGGACGGCGAGCGGCTCACCGCGGACGTCGTCGTCGGCGCGGGCGACCTGCACGACCTCGAGACGCGGATCCTGCCGCCCGAGCTCGCGACGTACCCCGAGCGCTGGTGGGACGCGCGCGACCCCGGGTTCGGCGCGGTGCTCGTGCACCTCGGGGTGCGCGGCCGGCTGCCGTCCCTGGCGCACCACACCCTCGCGTTCACGCGCGACTGGCGCACGAACTTCGACGCGATCTTCGGTGCGGACCGGCACGTGCCGGACCCGGCCTCGTTCTACGTGTGCGCGCCGTCCCGGACCGACCGCGGGGTCGCGCCCGACGACCACGAGACGCTGTTCCTGCTCGTGCCCGTCCCGGCCGACCCCACGATCGGCGCGGGCGGGATCGACGGCTCGGGCGACCCGGCCGTCGAGGCCGCCGCGGACGCCGCGATCGCGACGTTCGCCGACTGGGCGCACGTCCCGGACCTCGCCTCGCGCGTCGTCGTGCGGCGCACCATCGGGCCCGCGGACTTCGCGCGTGACCTGTCGTCGTGGCGCGGCGGCGCGCTCGGTCCGGCGCACACGCTGCGGCAGAGCGCGTTCTTCCGCGGCCGCAACGCCTCACGCCGGGTCGCGGGGCTGCTGTACGCGGGCGGCACGACGGTGCCGGGGATCGGGCTGCCGATGTGCCTCATCAGCGCCGAGCTCGCGGTCAAGCGGCTGCGCGGCGACACCTCCGCCGGTCCCCTGCCGGTCCCGGCCCTGCTGCGGGAGGTGGCCGCGTGAGGGGCGCGTACCTGCTGTGCCTGCTCGCCGCCGGTGCGGCGGTCGCGCTGCTCGACCG
The sequence above is a segment of the Cellulomonas palmilytica genome. Coding sequences within it:
- a CDS encoding phytoene/squalene synthase family protein; translation: MSREHVPAGGAARYGHAAATAAATVVDEYSTSFGRASRLLREPVRGHVRTIYALVRVADEIVDAPDLGLTVEERAAYLDALEEQTLGALRTGFATDLVVHAFARTAREHGIGPELVRPFFASMRTDLHATHHDARSYATYVHGSAEVVGLMCLRVFVAAPDADDELRAHGYERLAPAASRLGAAFQKVNFLRDLAADRDQLGRAYVPGLDPHALTDAQRDALLDDVDADLAAAAAGVAALPRSSRRGVRAAHDLFCALSARLRATPAERIATERVRVPAPTKALVVARTLLPAGWR
- the crtI gene encoding phytoene desaturase family protein, with amino-acid sequence MTAPRPRAVVIGAGVAGLATSALLAREGYDVEVVEQQHHVGGRAATWRRDGFTFDLGPSWYLMPEVFDHFFRLCGTSADDELDLVRLDPAYRVLFEPRDDEDRAPAVDVRTGAAHEAFETLEPGSGARLEAYLDSSRETYDLALRHFLYTTFASPRGLLGRDVARRAPRLARLLGTSLERFVASRFADERARQVLGYPAVFLGTSPDRAPALYHLMSHADLEAGVLYPRGGFGAVVDALLRVATRAGVKVRTGTRVTAVATVPERGRGGVRARVVGVDLADGERLTADVVVGAGDLHDLETRILPPELATYPERWWDARDPGFGAVLVHLGVRGRLPSLAHHTLAFTRDWRTNFDAIFGADRHVPDPASFYVCAPSRTDRGVAPDDHETLFLLVPVPADPTIGAGGIDGSGDPAVEAAADAAIATFADWAHVPDLASRVVVRRTIGPADFARDLSSWRGGALGPAHTLRQSAFFRGRNASRRVAGLLYAGGTTVPGIGLPMCLISAELAVKRLRGDTSAGPLPVPALLREVAA